A portion of the Sphaerochaeta pleomorpha str. Grapes genome contains these proteins:
- the putP gene encoding sodium/proline symporter PutP, translating to MNSNNLITALAFALYLGSMIAIGIFTYKKTNSTSDYFLGGRSVGPWFTALSAEASDMSGWLLMGLPGVAYFTGLKEAFWTAAGLILGTYLNWFFVAKRIRKYSIHAKDAITIPEFLANRFHDKTNILKTISSLLIIIFFVVYTASGFLASAKLFNAVFGLNYYLALLLGVVVILGYTLLGGYLAVVTTDFFQGSLMFVALLLTAVIGTILCGGPFEAVTKLGDFGQQFLNPFAATPGTKFGAIDIISALSWGLGYFGMPHILVRFMSIRSNEEVKTSRRIAMVWVTVAMAAALIVGVIGKIFLLPMVYESQGAAETVFIASMQKIFPTFIAGIFLCAILAASMSTSDSQLLVAASAFSKDVYKAFIRKDASDKETLAVSRITVLVIALIAIFLAMDPSSSIFDIVSYAWAGFGATFGPVIIASLFWRKASKNGAVAAMVGGFCTVVLWKQLSGGIFDIYELLPGFIVATLLMIIFSLLDKHPDQEMIAEFDKFQALED from the coding sequence GCGCTGAGTGCAGAAGCATCAGATATGTCAGGGTGGCTTTTGATGGGACTTCCCGGAGTTGCCTATTTTACCGGGCTCAAAGAAGCCTTCTGGACTGCAGCAGGCTTGATCCTCGGTACGTATCTGAACTGGTTCTTTGTAGCCAAGCGAATCCGCAAATATTCCATCCATGCAAAGGATGCCATAACCATCCCAGAGTTTCTTGCTAACCGCTTCCATGACAAAACCAATATACTGAAAACCATCAGTTCACTGTTGATTATCATTTTCTTTGTCGTGTATACCGCAAGCGGGTTCCTTGCTAGCGCAAAACTCTTCAATGCCGTTTTTGGCCTTAACTATTACCTGGCCTTGCTACTCGGGGTTGTCGTCATTTTAGGGTATACGCTGCTTGGAGGATACCTTGCGGTAGTAACAACCGATTTCTTCCAAGGCTCTTTGATGTTTGTGGCCTTGTTGCTAACAGCTGTCATTGGCACGATACTCTGTGGAGGTCCTTTCGAAGCGGTAACAAAGCTTGGTGATTTCGGGCAACAGTTTCTCAATCCGTTTGCCGCTACTCCCGGCACAAAGTTCGGGGCAATTGATATTATCTCCGCCCTATCCTGGGGCCTTGGCTACTTTGGTATGCCCCATATCCTTGTCAGGTTCATGTCGATAAGAAGCAATGAAGAAGTAAAGACCTCAAGACGCATAGCCATGGTCTGGGTTACCGTAGCAATGGCTGCTGCCTTGATCGTAGGGGTTATCGGAAAAATCTTTTTGCTTCCCATGGTATATGAAAGTCAGGGTGCAGCCGAAACCGTATTCATTGCCAGCATGCAAAAGATATTCCCGACCTTCATTGCAGGGATTTTCCTTTGTGCAATCCTGGCAGCCAGCATGAGTACCAGCGATAGCCAACTGCTTGTAGCAGCCTCTGCCTTCAGCAAGGATGTCTATAAGGCTTTTATTAGAAAGGATGCCTCTGACAAAGAGACGTTGGCTGTGAGCAGGATTACCGTACTTGTTATCGCGCTCATTGCAATATTCCTTGCCATGGATCCTTCCAGCTCGATTTTCGACATAGTCAGCTATGCCTGGGCCGGTTTCGGGGCAACCTTTGGACCTGTTATCATAGCCAGTCTGTTCTGGAGAAAAGCATCCAAAAACGGTGCTGTAGCGGCTATGGTCGGAGGATTCTGTACGGTAGTCCTGTGGAAACAGCTTTCCGGCGGCATCTTCGATATCTATGAGTTGCTCCCCGGCTTTATCGTTGCTACCCTGCTGATGATCATTTTCAGCTTGCTTGACAAACACCCAGACCAGGAAATGATTGCCGAGTTTGACAAATTCCAGGCTTTGGAAGACTAA